The Bacteroides fragilis NCTC 9343 genome includes the window GAGGCATTGAAATTAGCTAAAGAAATGGCACCGGATTTGAATATCGACGGTGAAATGCAGGCAGACGCTGCATTAGTGCCTTCGGTAGGTGCAAGCAAAGCTCCGGGGTCTCCGGTTGCCGGCGAGGCTAATGTACTGATTGTTCCTAGTTTGGAAGTTGGTAACATTTCTTATAAACTGGTTCAGCGCTTGGGGCATGCCGATGCGGTAGGACCGATTCTTCAAGGTATTGCACGTCCGGTGAACGACCTTTCACGCGGATGCTCTATTGAAGACGTATACAGAATGATTGCAATCACAGCTAATCAGGCGATTGCTGCAAAGAATGGTAAATAATTAAATCGAAAATCAGATATGAAAGTTTTAGTATTGAACTGTGGTAGTTCATCTATCAAATACAAGCTGTTCGATATGGACAGCAAAGAAGTGATTGCCCAGGGTGGTATCGAAAAGATCGGTTTGAAAGATTCATTCCTGAAATTGACTTTGCCGAATGGTGAAAAGAAAATTTTGGAGAAGGATATCCCCGAACATACCGTAGGTGTGGAATTTATCTTGAATACACTGGTAAGTCCCGAATATGGTGCTATCCAATCACTCGAAGAAATCAATGCCGTAGGTCATCGTATGGTGCACGGAGGTGAACGCTTCAGTAAATCAGTACTGCTGACTAAGGAAGTGCTTGAGGCTTTTGCTGCCTGCAATGATCTGGCACCTCTCCACAATCCTGCTAACCTAAAAGGAGTTGACGCCATTACAGCTATTCTGCCGAATGTTCCGCAAATCGGTGTATTCGATACTGCATTCCACCAGACTATGCCGGAGCATGCATATCTGTATGCTATTCCTTACGAATTGTACAAGAAGTATGGTGTGCGCCGTTATGGTTTCCACGGAACTTCTCACCGTTATGTTTCTCAGCGCGTATGCGAATACCTGGGAATTAAACCGGAAGGTTTGAAACTGATTACTTGCCATATCGGTAATGGTGGTTCGATTGCTGCTATCAAAGATGGTAAGTGTATCGATACTTCTATGGGACTGACACCGTTGGAAGGATTGATGATGGGTACTCGTTCCGGTGATATCGATGCCGGAGCTGTTACATTCATCATGGATAAAGAGGGCCTGACTACTACGGGTATCTCTAACCTGCTGAATAAGAAAAGTGGTGTAGCCGGTATGATGAACGGCTCAAGTGATATGCGTGACTTGGAAGCTGCCGTTGCCAAAGGTGATCCGCAGGCTATCCTGACTGAACAGATGTACTTCTATCGCATTAAGAAATATATTGGTGCGTATGCCGCTGCTTTGGGTGGGGTCGATGTTATTCTGTTCACAGGTGGTGTTGGTGAAAATCAGGCGACTTGCCGTGCCGGTGTTTGTGAAGGACTGGAATTCCTGGGTGTGAAACTCGATCCGGAAAAGAACAAGGTTCGTGGTGAAGAGGCTATTATCTCAACTGATGATTCAAGAGTGAAGGTAGTAGTGATCCCGACTGATGAAGAATTGCTGATTGCTTCTGATACAATGGCTATCTTGGATAAATAAAGGTTGATAAGTAATTATAGATAAAAAGCCGGAGGCGGAGATCTACTCTCTGTTTTCCGGCTTTTTTATATGAGGCAGGTTAGAGATGGCAGTTTGGGTTGAAGGGTAATTGATGCTCGGTGATCTATTTAACAGAATATTCATATCTCTTTCTCCTTTTCTTCTTTTTAAAATTTTTATCTTTGCTATCACTAACTCGAATAAACTTAAAATAGTACAAGAATGAAACGACTTTTTTATTTCTTTCTTTTTGTCTGTGTGGCAGTTATAGCCAATGCTCAGGCAAAATATGTTTTCTATTTCATTGGTGATGGAATGGGTGTCAATCAAGTGAATGGTACGGAAATGTATCGTGCCGAAATCCAGAAGGGCCGCATTGGTGTAGAGCCTTTGCTTTTTACACAGTTCCCGGTGGGGACAATGGCTACTACTTTCTCTGCCACTAATTCCGTGACTGATTCTTCGGCTGCGGGAACTGCTCTTTCCACCGGCGAAAAGACTTATAATGGTTCCATTGGGATGGATGATCAGAAGAATCCTTTGCAGACAGTTGCCGAGAAAGCAAAGAAAGCCGGTAAAAGGGTGGGAGTTACTACCAGTGTCAGTGTCGATCATGCTACTCCTGCTGCTTTCTACGCACATCAGCCGGATCGGAATATGTATTATGAAATAGCTACCGATCTTCCTAAAGCAGGTTTTGATTTTTATGCCGGTGCCGGTTTCCTGAAACCAACCACTACTTATGATAAGAAAGAAGCTCCGAGCATTTTCCCGATGTTTGAAGAAGCCGGTTACACCATTGCTCGTGGGTATAACGATTATAAAGCCAAAGCTGCTGCGGCAGGTAAGATGATATTGATTCAAGAAGAAGGTGCCGATACGGGCTCTTTGCCTTATGCTATCGATAGTAAAGAAGGAGACCTGACTCTGGCACAGATTACAGAAAGCGCCATTGACTTTTTGACTAAAGGCAAAAACAAAGGTTTCTTTCTGATGGTAGAAGGGGGTAAGATAGACTGGGCTTGTCACGGGAATGATGCCGCTACGGTGTTCCACGAAGTGGCGGATATGGATAATGCCATCAAAGTTGCTTATGAGTTTTACAAGAAACACCCGAAAGAAACTTTGATTGTGGTAACTGCCGACCATGAAACAGGAGGTATCGCATTGGGAACCGGAAAGTATGCCTTGAATCT containing:
- a CDS encoding acetate kinase, whose translation is MKVLVLNCGSSSIKYKLFDMDSKEVIAQGGIEKIGLKDSFLKLTLPNGEKKILEKDIPEHTVGVEFILNTLVSPEYGAIQSLEEINAVGHRMVHGGERFSKSVLLTKEVLEAFAACNDLAPLHNPANLKGVDAITAILPNVPQIGVFDTAFHQTMPEHAYLYAIPYELYKKYGVRRYGFHGTSHRYVSQRVCEYLGIKPEGLKLITCHIGNGGSIAAIKDGKCIDTSMGLTPLEGLMMGTRSGDIDAGAVTFIMDKEGLTTTGISNLLNKKSGVAGMMNGSSDMRDLEAAVAKGDPQAILTEQMYFYRIKKYIGAYAAALGGVDVILFTGGVGENQATCRAGVCEGLEFLGVKLDPEKNKVRGEEAIISTDDSRVKVVVIPTDEELLIASDTMAILDK
- a CDS encoding alkaline phosphatase, whose translation is MKRLFYFFLFVCVAVIANAQAKYVFYFIGDGMGVNQVNGTEMYRAEIQKGRIGVEPLLFTQFPVGTMATTFSATNSVTDSSAAGTALSTGEKTYNGSIGMDDQKNPLQTVAEKAKKAGKRVGVTTSVSVDHATPAAFYAHQPDRNMYYEIATDLPKAGFDFYAGAGFLKPTTTYDKKEAPSIFPMFEEAGYTIARGYNDYKAKAAAAGKMILIQEEGADTGSLPYAIDSKEGDLTLAQITESAIDFLTKGKNKGFFLMVEGGKIDWACHGNDAATVFHEVADMDNAIKVAYEFYKKHPKETLIVVTADHETGGIALGTGKYALNLKALENQKASAEVLSKKISDLRKAKNNHVAWEDIKNLLSEEMGFWSVLPITWAQEKKLRDEYEKSFVRNKVEFAESMYAKTEPMAAKAKEVMDQIAMVGWTSGGHSAGYVPVFAIGAGSDLFIGKMDNTEIPKRIAKAGGYK